A genomic region of Zea mays cultivar B73 chromosome 6, Zm-B73-REFERENCE-NAM-5.0, whole genome shotgun sequence contains the following coding sequences:
- the LOC103629966 gene encoding senescence-specific cysteine protease SAG39, which yields MATLQASILAVLSFAFFCGAALAARDLNEDSAMVARHEQWMAQYSRVYKDAAEKARRFEVFKANVKFIESFNTGGNRKFWLGINQFADLTNDEFRTTKTNKGFKPSLDKVSTGFRYENVSVDAIPATIDWRTNGAVTPIKDQGQCGCCWAFSAVAATEGIVKISTGKLISLSEQELVDCDVHGEDQGCEGGLMDDAFKFIIKNGGLTTESNYPYTAADGKCKSGSNSAANIKGYEDVPTNDEAALMKAVANQPVSVAVDGGDMTFQFYSGGVMTGSCGTDLDHGIAAIGYGKTSDGTKYWLMKNSWGTTWGENGYLRMEKDISDKKGMCGLAMEPSYPTE from the exons ATGGCCACCCTCCAGGCATCGATCTTGGCAGTCCTCAGCTTTGCCTTCTTCTGCGGTGCTGCTCTTGCTGCTCGCGACCTGAACGAGGACTCAGCCATGGTGGCCAGGCATGAGCAGTGGATGGCGCAATACAGCCGCGTCTACAAAGATGCCGCCGAGAAGGCTCGACGGTTCGAGGTGTTCAAAGCTAATGTTAAGTTCATCGAATCATTCAATACAGGTGGGAACCGTAAGTTCTGGCTTGGTATCAACCAGTTCGCTGACCTCACCAATGATGAGTTCAGGACTACCAAGACCAACAAAGGCTTCAAACCTAGCCTCGATAAGGTCTCTACCGGATTTAGGTATGAGAATGTTAGCGTTGATGCGATTCCAGCGACTATCGACTGGAGGACCAATGGTGCAGTCACTCCGATCAAGGATCAAGGGCAATGTG GTTGCTGCTGGGCATTCTCGGCCGTGGCAGCCACAGAAGGTATCGTGAAAATTAGCACTGGCAAGCTCATCTCCCTCTCAGAACAAGAATTGGTGGATTGCGATGTCCATGGTGAGGATCAGGGTTGTGAGGGTGGCCTGATGGACGATGCATTCAAGTTTATCATCAAGAATGGAGGCCTAACAACGGAGTCCAACTATCCATACACGGCTGCAGATGGCAAGTGCAAGAGTGGATCGAATAGTGCTGCAAACATCAAGGGCTACGAGGATGTGCCAACAAACGATGAGGCTGCCCTGATGAAGGCCGTGGCAAACCAGCCCGTGTCGGTGGCAGTGGACGGTGGAGACATGACATTTCAGTTCTACTCTGGTGGTGTGATGACTGGATCATGTGGTACTGACTTGGACCATGGGATTGCAGCCATTGGTTATGGGAAGACTAGTGATGGAACCAAGTATTGGCTCATGAAGAACTCATGGGGCACGACATGGGGTGAGAATGGTTACCTGAGAATGGAGAAGGATATTTCAGACAAGAAAGGCATGTGCGGACTAGCCATGGAACCTTCCTATCCCACTGAGTAG